TGATGTCGCTCGAAGCGGCGGCCGTCACGGCCCGCGGCGGCTTCGCCTGCATGTTCTCGACCTCGGAAGAATACGAGATGGCGCTGATCACCGAGCGCCGTGCGCAGGGCCGTTACGATCAGCGCAGAACGCACTGGCCTGCCATCATGTTCGCCGGCTGTGCGATGATGATCGTCGGTACCGTGCTGCTGTTTCGCTGAGTTGCTGCCAAGCCGATGCCAGGGCGCCGCAAGGCGCCTTTTTCTTTTCGGCCGGCCGGGTTAGACACGCCCATTCTCCAAACAAGGCGTAACCCAGATGATCCTCGAAATCGCACAAATCGACGTCAAGCCCGGCACCGAAAAGGACTTTGAAGCCGCCGTCGCCAAGGCGCGCCCGCTATTCCTGCGCGCCAAGGGCGGCAAGGGGTTTGAACTGCACAAGTCGATCGAAAAGCCTTCGCGCTACCGGTTGATGGCGAAGTGGGAAACGCTGGAAAACCACACGGTGGACTTCCGCGGCTCGGAAGATTTCACCGCCTGGCGCGGCCTGGTCGGGCAGTATTTCGCGGCGCCGCCCGAGGTCGAGCACACCGAAATCGCGCTGACCAGCGCCGGCTAGATCACGCCGGCGTGGCCTCCGCCCGCAGCGTGGCGCCTTCCGCCTTGAAATGGTCGATCATGACCTTGGCGATCGCCATCAGGGGTAGGGCGAGCGCCAGCCCCCAGATGCCGAACACCACGCCGAGCAGGATCTGGAACGCAAACAGCGTGGCAGGCGGAATATCGAGCGCCTGCCGCTGGATGATCGGCGTCAGCACATAGCTTTCCATCGCGTGCACGCCAAGGAACAGGACGAAGGCGCTCAACGCGGCGACCCAGCCCGAGGCGAGGCTCGCGAGGACCACGATCAGCCCGGCGAGGATGGCGCCGACGGTCGGAATGAACGCGAGCAGTCCGGCCTGGATGCCCAGGATGAACGAGCTCTGGATGCCGATGACGGCAAGGCCGATCCAGGTCACCAGAAACACCGCGGCCATGGTGACGATCTGTGCGATCAGCCAGCGCTCGAGCGTCTCGCCGATGCGGTCGATGATGACCGTGGCGCGCGCGCGATGTTTGGCGGGCGCCATGAACAACAATCCCGCGCGATAGACGGCGGGCTGGGCCGCGAAGGCCAACCCCAGGAACAGTACGATAAAGAAGTTGCCGACCGCGCTGACGGTGCCGAGCAGCACCTTGAGGGTCTGGCTGACGATGGCGCCGCCAGAGGATGCGAGTGCGCCGGCGCTCGGTAGGTTATGGGTCGGCGCTGGCGGCGTCGTCGTTGGCGTTGTCGTCGTTGGCGTTGTCGTCGTCGAATCCGACGCCGGTGCGGCCGGCGCGCTGCCGAAATCGAGGTAACTGGTGTCGATGCCGTTCTTTTCGAGGAACGCCTTGACGGTCACCAGCTGCGATTTGATCGTATTGCTCAATACCGTCGCCTGCTGGGCGATGGTGGAGCCGCCGAGGAAGACGATGCCCGACAGCATCCCGGCAAGGACAAGGCAGACGATCGCGAGCCGCAGCGAATGCGCGAGCCGGACGACGCGCCCGAGCAGGTTGGTCATGGCGGTCAGCGCGACGCCGAGCAGCATGCCGGCAAAAATCAGGAACAGGGTCGCGGCGAAGGTCCAGGTGAACAGCAGCAATGCGGCGAACAACACGACGCCGATGCCGCCGACCGATATTGCCCACGCCAGATCGTTGCGGGCCTGAAGGCGATCGTCAGCCAGTCCTGTCACGTTGATTCCTTCGCAGAATGATCGGTCGGCCAGTCTTTCGCCAAAACGCCGCCGGGATCAAGCCGGGTGAGCACGCCGGTTTGACGCTGGCCGGTTCTCTGTGCCAAGCGTGCACCGATCTGATGCGGCGGGCCTCGAGGACGCGATGAATTTCAAATGGGTCGGGCCGGTTGTGCTGCTGGCAGCACTCTTCATCGGTGACCAGATCAGGATCAACCGTCCCGGGCACAAATATCGCCTGACCGTCGAGGTCGAGACCCCCCAGGGGCGCAAATCGGCATCCAGTGTGCTGGCGGTGCATCCCGACCGCGGCTACAGCCGCGGCGGGCATACGCGCACCGTGGGCGACGCCGTTTTCGTCGATCTCGGCGGCGGCAAGAACCTCGTCGCTTTGCTGGCGCATCTAGACGGGAAGCTCGATCTCGATGACATCAATTATCTGGCGCTCCGCGCCTATAACGCCGCCGGCGGCAAGCGTGTGTCGTTCAATGAGATGAACCGGCTGACCGGCTCTGTTCCGGTGAAGGGGGCGCTGATTCCGGTGCTGGTGAGCTTCGGCGACCCGGCCAATCCCGCCACCGCGCGGGTGGTTCTGCCCGATGATTTGGCGGCCGTGCTCGGAAACGGCTATCGGCTCGGGGAAATCACCGCCGAAGTGGTGCCGAACGGATTCTGGCCGGTCGACTTCGGCGGCGCGCTCGGCGAGCCGGTTACGCGCGCTATTGCCGCGAAACTGCCGTGGCTGAATGGACCGGACAATCCGGCCGCCACGGCGCTGCGCGCGGCGGGTTTGCCCGGCATCGAGGCGATTGACGCCAAAGAGGCGTTCACGCGCA
The Bradyrhizobium sp. KBS0727 genome window above contains:
- a CDS encoding AI-2E family transporter, which codes for MTGLADDRLQARNDLAWAISVGGIGVVLFAALLLFTWTFAATLFLIFAGMLLGVALTAMTNLLGRVVRLAHSLRLAIVCLVLAGMLSGIVFLGGSTIAQQATVLSNTIKSQLVTVKAFLEKNGIDTSYLDFGSAPAAPASDSTTTTPTTTTPTTTPPAPTHNLPSAGALASSGGAIVSQTLKVLLGTVSAVGNFFIVLFLGLAFAAQPAVYRAGLLFMAPAKHRARATVIIDRIGETLERWLIAQIVTMAAVFLVTWIGLAVIGIQSSFILGIQAGLLAFIPTVGAILAGLIVVLASLASGWVAALSAFVLFLGVHAMESYVLTPIIQRQALDIPPATLFAFQILLGVVFGIWGLALALPLMAIAKVMIDHFKAEGATLRAEATPA
- a CDS encoding antibiotic biosynthesis monooxygenase; this encodes MILEIAQIDVKPGTEKDFEAAVAKARPLFLRAKGGKGFELHKSIEKPSRYRLMAKWETLENHTVDFRGSEDFTAWRGLVGQYFAAPPEVEHTEIALTSAG